GCGTACGCGAGCGCGTGCCCGACGGCCGTGTCTCCGGCGATCGACTCCGCGACCGCCAGGCGCCGCGCGGGCGAGGACCGCACGAGGAGCGCCTCCGCGCCCCGATGCTGGTAGCCGAGCTGGATCTCGAGGTGAAGGACCGACTCGCCGTGGCACTGGAAGCGGAAATGACCCGGCTCGATGATTCCCGCGTGCACGGGACCCACGGCGACCTCGTGGATCCCCGCTCCCTCGACGCGGAAGAACGGGTGCGGCGCGGGCGCGGCGCCGGCGCGGGCCTCGAGATCCGCGTGGCGGCGCAGGGGCTTCAACCACGGATGGCCGTCGGGCCGGATGCCGTGCTCCTCGAAGAGCTCGCGCTCGAACGCCTGCGCCTGGGGGAGGTCCGTCGAGAGCGCCGGATAGCGTCCTCCGGCCGCGATGCGCGTGCGGACGAGCCCCACGGCTGCGCGATCGTCGTCGGCGAGAGCCGCGAGGATTTCCCGCTCCGGCTCTTCGGGGGCGGACAGGTCGCAGAGCGCGACGAGTCGGCCCCCGCGGGAGACGACGTCGACGCAGACCGCTCGAAAGGAGTCGACCGGAACGTCGGGCACGTCCGACCGGGGGACGGCGGCACCGTTGCGGGTCCAGTGCGGACGGACCGAGAGCGCCGATGCTTTTCGGGAATCGCGATCCTTCTCCCCGTCCGCCATCCTCATCCTCCCACGAGGACGGCGGCGCGGCGCAGCGCGTCCGTGAGGGCGGGCGGCGGGTAGAGACCGATCGCGAGCGCGGCCGCGGCGAGGAGGAACGGCGGCAGCACCGTCAGGAGCGGCTCCCGGGCGCGCGGCGCGTGTTCTCCCGGCGCCCCCTGCAGCATCGGCAGCAGAGTCCCGGCCATGCCGAGAAAGGCGATCGCGAGCAGCGCGAGGAAGAGAACGCCCATCCACGGATGAGGCCCGCGGAACGCGGCCTGGAAGATCAGGAACTCGCTCCAGAAGGGCGCGAAGGGGGGAAGCCCGCCGATCGCGAGGAAGAGCGCCGCCAACAGGATCCCGGTCAAGGGAATCCGGGCGATCACTCCGCGCACCTTCCGGGCCGACGTCGTTCCGAACACGCGCAGGACGTTGCCGGCGAGCAGGAAAAGCCCGGCCTTGCAGAGCGAATGGTTCACCGAGTGGAAGACCGCGCCGTAGGCCGCGGTGCCCCCGATGCCGACGCCGACGGCGACGACTCCCATGTTCTCGATGCTCGAATACGCGAAGAGCCGCTTGTAGTCGCTCTGGCCGACCATGAACGCGCACGCGACGCCGATCGAGACGAAGCCCATCACGACGAGGAGCGTCCGCGCGAACGCGAAGTCTCCGGAGGCGACGCACACCTGGAAGAACCGGAGGATCGCGAGGAAGGCGCAGTTCAGGAGCGCGCCGGAGAGGAGGGCCGAGACCGGGGAGGGCGCCTGGCTGTGCGTGTCGGGAAGCCAGGTATGGAGAGGGACGAGGCCCATCTTGGTCCCGTAGCCGACGAGCGCGAGGACGAACGCCGCCTTCAACCACGGCCGCGCCATGGCCGGCGCCGCGCCCCGGAACGCTTCGAGCGTCAGACCCGCCGTCGCCGCGGGGCCGCCCGAGGCCGCCACACCGAGGCAGAACGTCCCGAGCAGCGCGAGGGCGATCCCGACCGAGCAGAGGAGCAGGTATTTCCACGCGGCCTCCAGGGCCCCCCGCCGGCGGTAGAAGTACACGAGCGGGGCGCTCGCGAGCGTCGTTCCCTCGACCGCCGCCCACATCAGGGCGAGGTTCTGGGTGATGGCGACGAGGGTCATCGCCGCGAGGAACGCGAGGAGGCACGGCGCGAAGCGATGCGGCGCGGCCTGCGGGTCGTGCGTTCCCCGGAGGATGTACGGGACCGTCGAGAGCGAAACGAGAAGGAAGAGGGCGCTCGTGATCGAGAGGAAGATCAGCCCGAGGACGTCGAGCTGCAGGAGCGTCCCGAAGCTCTTCGATGCTTCCCCTCGCCAGAGAAAGGCGGTCCCCGCGGCGTGCAGCAGCGCGACTCCGAGGAGGATCGCGAGGCCCGCGCGAAGACCGCGGAGGGCGAGCGCGAGCAACGCCGTCGCGGCCGGCAGGACGACGAGGAAGGGGAGCAGTCCCGTCATCGATCAGTCCCGCAGGGCCGAGAGCCGCTCGGTGTCGATGTGCTCGAACTCGCGGCTGATGTGGTGGATCGCGATCCCCATCACGAAGACGCCGACGAGCAGGTCGAGGAGGATCCCGAGCTCGACCGCGAAGGGAACCTGCTCGACGAGCGTCTGGCCGAAGATGAAGATGCCGTTCTCGAGCATCAGGTAGCCGACGACCTGGGTGACCGCCTTGCGCCGGCTGACGAGGACGACGAAGCCGACGAGAAGGGTCGCGAACGCCATCGGGACGAGGAGCGGCGTCGGCGCCGGCCGCGGCAGGACGAGCGCCCTTCCGAGCCAGAACGAGAACCCCACGAGCGCCGCCGCGATCAGAAGGGAGACGTGCTGGCTGATGAACGGCTCGGCCTCGCGGCGCACGTTCGCCTGGCGGATCGCGCGGGAAAGCAGCAGCGGAATCGCGACGGCCTTGACGGCGAGCGCGCCGCCGCTCATGAGGACGACCGGCAGGACGTGGCGGTCGAGGACCGGGCCCCAGAGCGCCAGGGGAAGCAGCGAGAGCGCCACGCCCTGGAGCGCCGAGAGGCGAACGGCGCTCGTCAGCCGGCTCGTCGCGACGATCGACAGCGCCAGCGCCGCGACGACCAGGAGAAGGAAGTCGGCCAGCCCCGTCACGGCGCCCCCCGGTCGCCGGTCACGGCGCGCCTCGATACACGAGGGCGGCGAGTCCCATCGCGGAAAGCACCGCGGCGCCGACCAGGAACTGCGGGACGCGAGGGAGCCGCAGCCGCGCCATCACGGATTCCACGACGCCCACGAGCGCCGCGAGCGCGATTTCGCCTCCGCCGAGCAGGGCGGCCCCGCGCCATCCGCCGGCCGCGGGAACCGGAAGGAGGACGTGGGTCAGGAGCGCGCCGATCACGAAAAGCTTCACGGCGCTTCCGTAGAGGACGAACGCGAGGTCGGGACCGCCGTGATCGAGCACCATGACCTCGTGGATCATCGTGAGCTCGAGGTGGGTCGCGGGGTCGTCCACGGGGATGCGGGAGTTCTCGGCGAGGAGGACCGCGAAAAGCGACAGTGCCGCGGCGAGATAAGTCGGATGCGCGAACCCCCATGCCGGCCACGGCAGCGAGCGGAACGCGTCCGAAAACGTCGGGGAGCCGGCGGGGACGCAGAGGATCGTCATCGAGAGGAAGAGCGCCGGCTCGGCGAGCGCCGAGAACGCGGCCTCGCGGCTCGCGCCCATCCCCTCGAAGCTCGAGCCGGTGTCGAGGGCCGCCGCCATCGTGAAGAACCGCGCGAGACCGAAGAGGTAGGCGAACGCGACGACGTCGCCGGTGAACCCGAGGGGGGAGGCGCCGGACGCGAGCGGCAGGACGAGACCGGCGCACAGGACCGCGGCGAGCGCGACGAGCGGTCCGGCCCGGAAGATCCAGGTCGTCGTGCGGCTGTAGACCGCCCCCTTTCGCGCGAGCTTCGCGATGTCGCGGTAGGTCTGGAGGAGCGGCGGCCCCTGCCGTCCCGCAAACGCCGCCTTCGTCTTCCCGATCACGCCCAGCATCAGCGGCGGCGCGAGCAGCAGGAGAGCCAGGTGGAGGAGGAGCGCGGCGGCCACGTCAGCGCCCGCTTCCGACGAGCTGCCAGACGAGAAGGACGACGAGCGTCGCCGCGATGTAGACGAGGTAGAGCTGGAGCCGGCCCTGCTGGATCGCGTGGACCCGGGAGAGCGCGCGGACGACGCGTCGGGTCGCGGGCACGAGAAGACGCTCGCCCGCCATGTCCCCGACGTGCTCTTCGTAGCGGGCTTGCGCGGGGAAGTACCCGTCGGGGCCCTTCGCGTCGACGCGGGAATGGATCACCGGGGCGAACAGGGCGAGGATCGGCTGTGCGAAGGAGGAGGCGGTGTACTGCATCCGCGGTCCGGGCGCCGCGTAGCCGCAGCCCCAGGTCGCGCCGACCGACACGTCGCGGCCGCGCAGGAGCGCGCGCCGAAGGAGCGCGAGGAGCAGGACGAGCGCGAGCAGCACGGCGCCGACCCGCGTGAGAGCGCCGAGAGGGCCGACGTCCGGAATCGCGCCCGGCAGGTTCGCGAGAAGCGACGCCGCGGGCGCGACGAGGCGCACGGCGGCCGCCGGCCAGAGTCCGATCGTCAGGCACAGGAGCGCTCCGGCGACCATCGGCGCGCGCATGGCGCCTCCCGACTCGTGCGCGTTCGCCGCGGCCGCCGTTCGGGGCTCGCCCAGGAAGACGACCCCGAACGCCTTCACGAAGCAGGCCGCCGCGAGGCCGCCGATCAGCGCGAGAACCGGGATCGCCGCGAGCGTCCAGGCGCCCCATCCCCCCGGGAGGGCGGCGCCTCCCCGGAACGCGCCGAGATAGATCAGCCACTCGCTGACGAAGCCGTTCAAGGGCGGCAGCCCGCAGATCGCGATCGAGCCGGCGAGGAACGTCGTCGCGGTCACCGGCATCCGGCGATAGAGCCCGCCGAGCGACTCGATGTCGCGCGTCCCCGTGCCGTGAAAGACGCTCCCGGCGCCCTGGAAGAGCAGGCCCTTGAAGAGCCCGTGATTGGCGACGTGGAGGAGAGCGCCCGCGTACCCGAGGAACGCGACGGCGGCGTTGCCGCGGCTCTGCCCCAGCAGGCCGACGCCGACGCCGAGCGCGATGATGCCGATGTTCTCGACGCTGTGGTAGGCGAGGAGGCGCTTCAAATCGTGCTGGGCGAGCGCATGGAGCACGCCCGCGACGCCCGAGACGGCGCCGACGACGATCAGGGCCGCGCCCCACCACTCCGGCGGCGGACCCAGAAACGTCAGCGTCCGCAGGAGGCCGTAGATGCCCATCTTGATCATCACGCCGGACATGAGCGCGGAGACCGGGCTCGGCGCCGCCGGATGCGCGTCGGGCAGCCAGACGTGCGCCGGCCAGAAGCCCGCCTTCGTCCCGAACCCCGCGAGCGCCAGCACGAACGCGGTGTCGGCGAGACCCGCCGCCCCGAGGCGATCGAAGTCGTAGGTGCCGGAGGAGCGCGCCAGCATCGCGAACAGCACGAAGAGGAAGACGACGCCGATCTGCGAGGCGATCAGATAGGTCATGCCCGCGCGCCGGACTTCCTCGCGCTCGTTCTCGAACGTCACGAGGAAGAACGACGCCAGCGTCATGACCTCCCAGGCGACCAGGAAGAGGATGCCGTCGCGCGCGATCGCCACGACGGCCATCGACGCGACGAGGAGGTTGAAGAAGAAGAGCGCGGGCGCGAGCCGCCGTCTTCCGATCGAGGCGCGGAGGTACCCCGCGCCGTAGACGGCCGCGAGGCCCGATACGACGAAGACGCACAGCAGGAAGAACGAGGAGAGCGAATCGAGCGCGACGTGGACCTCTCCGACCGGGAGCGGCCACCGCGCCCGGAGCGAGCTCTTCGTACCGTCGACGAGCGCCGCCGCCGCCGCGGCGGCCCCGAGCGCGCAGGACACCGCGCAGCCGCCCGCGCCGGCAAGCAGCGCCGTCCGGTCCGAGCGTCCCGCCAGAACCGCCGCGACCGCGCTCGCGCAGAGAAGAGCCAGGCAGAGGAGGATCGGAAGGAGCATCGCGGGGTCTACCGGCGCCCGGAGGCCGCGGGGAGAGCGTCGGCGGGCCCGCCCCGGCGCGCGCGGGCGTCGCCGCTCTCGACGGCGCGGATTCGATCGAGGATCGACTCGCGGGAAGCGGCGCCGAGGAGGAGCCCCTTCAAGGCCTCGTCGTGCAGCGCGAAGGCGAGCCGCGCGAACATCCGGAGATGCTGGCGCACCGAGGGGGAGAGGAGCAGGAAGAGCGCCTGGACGGGGCGGCCGTCGAGGGCCCGAAAGTCGACGGGGTGCCGCAGGAGCGCGAGCAGGACGAGGGGCTCCTGCGTGGGGACGATCACGGGGTCCCGCGGGTGGGGTATCGCGATCCCGTCGCCGACCGCCGTGGGCGCGAGGCCCTCGCGCGCGACGAGGAGCTCGTAGAGGAGGCGCCGGTCGACCGTCGGGGGAATCCCGGGGAGGTTCGCGGCGGCTTCCAGGACTTCCTCCCGAGACCCGCCGGCCAACCCGTGGAAGATCCCGCCGCGTTCGAGAGCTCCTCCGAGGGTGTCGGGATCTTCCGGAGGCGCGGGCGGGAGCAGACCGGGCGGCAGCGGATGGCCATGGGCGAGGGCCCATTCCTGGATCTCGACCGGATGGAACCGGTGCTGGTCGTGAACCCGGTGCGACGGCAGCGAGCCATCGCGAACCCAGCGGCGAACCGTCCGCTCGGCGACGGCGAGCAGGCGGGCGACGTCGCCGACGTTCAGCTCCACGGGCGCACTTTCGTCGCGGGATGCCGGAGAGACGTCGCCATCCGGGTCAGCGGGCCGGGAGAGCGTGCACGGGCTCCGCGGCGTCTTCGAAATCGCCGCCCGCGGACGCCGGCCGGCGGCGTTGCTTTTCGTGGCGAGGCTTCTCGACGCCGGCGGCCTTCGGGACGGAGGCGGGGCGGCCGGGCGCGCGGGGTCGCGGCGCGGGGCGTTCGCTCCGGGGCGCCGCGGCGGCGGCAGACGCGGGCCGGTCGCCCGCCGGAACGGCGCTCTGTTGCGCCGCGCCGGACACGTAGAGCAGCCGGTGGCAGTGCGGGCAGGGAGCGAGGCCGCGGAAGCGCCGGAGCGACGACTCGAGCTGCGGCGGCACGCGGAGGTGGCATCCGCCGCAGTGCGATCGGCGCACCGCGACGATCACCGGCCGGCGGTGGAACCGTCCGAGCGCATCGTAGGCGGCGAGATGGACCGGCGCGATCGTCTTGCGCAGCGCGCCCCGGCGCCGGACGAGGACGGAGGCCGGGCCGCCCCCGTTCGTCCCCGCGATCTGGTCGTCGATCGCGGAGAGATCCGACAGCGCGCGGGCGGTCTCATCCATGGCGCACCGCCGTGGCCGTCCGGATCTCCGGCTCGATGCGCCGTTCCGCGCGCGCGACCGCGTCGAAGATCGCCTGCCCGTCGGGGGCGTCCAGGATCGCCTTGACCGCGTCCTGCTGCGCGAACATCTGCGACAGCTTGTGGAGCCAGGGAAGGTACAGCTCGTCGAACTTCAGTCCCAGAACGAAGAAGAGGTGCGTGAGACCGC
The sequence above is drawn from the Thermoanaerobaculia bacterium genome and encodes:
- a CDS encoding proton-conducting transporter membrane subunit, translating into MTGLLPFLVVLPAATALLALALRGLRAGLAILLGVALLHAAGTAFLWRGEASKSFGTLLQLDVLGLIFLSITSALFLLVSLSTVPYILRGTHDPQAAPHRFAPCLLAFLAAMTLVAITQNLALMWAAVEGTTLASAPLVYFYRRRGALEAAWKYLLLCSVGIALALLGTFCLGVAASGGPAATAGLTLEAFRGAAPAMARPWLKAAFVLALVGYGTKMGLVPLHTWLPDTHSQAPSPVSALLSGALLNCAFLAILRFFQVCVASGDFAFARTLLVVMGFVSIGVACAFMVGQSDYKRLFAYSSIENMGVVAVGVGIGGTAAYGAVFHSVNHSLCKAGLFLLAGNVLRVFGTTSARKVRGVIARIPLTGILLAALFLAIGGLPPFAPFWSEFLIFQAAFRGPHPWMGVLFLALLAIAFLGMAGTLLPMLQGAPGEHAPRAREPLLTVLPPFLLAAAALAIGLYPPPALTDALRRAAVLVGG
- a CDS encoding hydrogenase encodes the protein MTGLADFLLLVVAALALSIVATSRLTSAVRLSALQGVALSLLPLALWGPVLDRHVLPVVLMSGGALAVKAVAIPLLLSRAIRQANVRREAEPFISQHVSLLIAAALVGFSFWLGRALVLPRPAPTPLLVPMAFATLLVGFVVLVSRRKAVTQVVGYLMLENGIFIFGQTLVEQVPFAVELGILLDLLVGVFVMGIAIHHISREFEHIDTERLSALRD
- a CDS encoding NADH-quinone oxidoreductase subunit H, which codes for MAAALLLHLALLLLAPPLMLGVIGKTKAAFAGRQGPPLLQTYRDIAKLARKGAVYSRTTTWIFRAGPLVALAAVLCAGLVLPLASGASPLGFTGDVVAFAYLFGLARFFTMAAALDTGSSFEGMGASREAAFSALAEPALFLSMTILCVPAGSPTFSDAFRSLPWPAWGFAHPTYLAAALSLFAVLLAENSRIPVDDPATHLELTMIHEVMVLDHGGPDLAFVLYGSAVKLFVIGALLTHVLLPVPAAGGWRGAALLGGGEIALAALVGVVESVMARLRLPRVPQFLVGAAVLSAMGLAALVYRGAP
- a CDS encoding proton-conducting transporter membrane subunit; its protein translation is MLLPILLCLALLCASAVAAVLAGRSDRTALLAGAGGCAVSCALGAAAAAAALVDGTKSSLRARWPLPVGEVHVALDSLSSFFLLCVFVVSGLAAVYGAGYLRASIGRRRLAPALFFFNLLVASMAVVAIARDGILFLVAWEVMTLASFFLVTFENEREEVRRAGMTYLIASQIGVVFLFVLFAMLARSSGTYDFDRLGAAGLADTAFVLALAGFGTKAGFWPAHVWLPDAHPAAPSPVSALMSGVMIKMGIYGLLRTLTFLGPPPEWWGAALIVVGAVSGVAGVLHALAQHDLKRLLAYHSVENIGIIALGVGVGLLGQSRGNAAVAFLGYAGALLHVANHGLFKGLLFQGAGSVFHGTGTRDIESLGGLYRRMPVTATTFLAGSIAICGLPPLNGFVSEWLIYLGAFRGGAALPGGWGAWTLAAIPVLALIGGLAAACFVKAFGVVFLGEPRTAAAANAHESGGAMRAPMVAGALLCLTIGLWPAAAVRLVAPAASLLANLPGAIPDVGPLGALTRVGAVLLALVLLLALLRRALLRGRDVSVGATWGCGYAAPGPRMQYTASSFAQPILALFAPVIHSRVDAKGPDGYFPAQARYEEHVGDMAGERLLVPATRRVVRALSRVHAIQQGRLQLYLVYIAATLVVLLVWQLVGSGR
- a CDS encoding PTS sugar transporter subunit IIA, which codes for MELNVGDVARLLAVAERTVRRWVRDGSLPSHRVHDQHRFHPVEIQEWALAHGHPLPPGLLPPAPPEDPDTLGGALERGGIFHGLAGGSREEVLEAAANLPGIPPTVDRRLLYELLVAREGLAPTAVGDGIAIPHPRDPVIVPTQEPLVLLALLRHPVDFRALDGRPVQALFLLLSPSVRQHLRMFARLAFALHDEALKGLLLGAASRESILDRIRAVESGDARARRGGPADALPAASGRR
- a CDS encoding C4-type zinc ribbon domain-containing protein codes for the protein MDETARALSDLSAIDDQIAGTNGGGPASVLVRRRGALRKTIAPVHLAAYDALGRFHRRPVIVAVRRSHCGGCHLRVPPQLESSLRRFRGLAPCPHCHRLLYVSGAAQQSAVPAGDRPASAAAAAPRSERPAPRPRAPGRPASVPKAAGVEKPRHEKQRRRPASAGGDFEDAAEPVHALPAR